One Salvia miltiorrhiza cultivar Shanhuang (shh) chromosome 6, IMPLAD_Smil_shh, whole genome shotgun sequence genomic window, CTCTGCACCTCTGTTTTGATATAGCTTGATCTCTTGTATTTGTTGTTTTCGTTAAGCATAACTAACATCCCATTCTGTACTATTCTATTTTGCAAAAAAGGCTGGTGTTAGAACTGATGTCAAAGTGCATCTTGGAGCATGGTCATGGGATTTGGCTTCTGGTGAGGAATTTCGGGTTGGTGCAGGACTCGCTGAGCCTTATCCAATCACTTGGTGCGCTGTCGAATATTTTGAAGCAACCGGTTCTATACTGAAGATGCTCCTTCAGTGCATCTCCCCTGATACTCCTCATTTTGGAAGAACTCTTCTCCACCACGCCATTCTATGCGACAATGAAGAGGCTGTGAACGTACTTGTAAAATGTGGTACATGCTTAGAGACATCGGTCATGACCACACAACATCGTCCCATACATATGGCTGCTCGTCTTGGATTTTCAACAATTCTTCCTACTTTGATTGATTCGGGCAGTGATGTGAACTCCAGAACAGTGTCTGGTGAGACAGCGGTAATGATCTGTGTGAGGTATAAGCAGGAAGAATGCCTCCAAGCATTGGCAAAGGCAGGTGCTGACCTTGGCTTGGTTAACTCGGCTGGGCAATCAGCAGCTTCCATCGCTCGTTCAAACCGATGGTATGCCAATTTCCAACAAGTATTGCTGAATGTAATACGCAGCGGAACTATGCCGACATCCACCAACAAGTCTGCTTTCTCGCCCTTGTTATTCGTGGCTGGATCTGGTGATGTTGTTAGCTTGAAAGCTGTGATGGGAGAAGCAGATATCGAGCTAGATGAGCAGGACGACAGAGGCTTCTCCGCAGTCATGATTGCTGCAGCGGAGGGCCACGTTGATGCCTTCCGTTTACTCGTATATGCTGGAGCTGATGTGAAGCTATGCAATAAATCCGGTGAGACTGCCATCACACTCTCCAAGCTCAGCAAGAAGAGTGATCTATTCGAGAAGGTGATGCTCGAGTTCGCTCTGGAGAAGGGGAAACCGCATAGCTGGAGGATTCTACGCCCTGCACTACGCTGCCCGACGAGGAGACTTGGAAGCAGTCAAGCTTTTAGCAAGCAAAGGGTACGACGTGAATGCCGCCGATGGGGAAGGCTACACACCACTCATGCTGGCAGCAAGGGAAGGCAATGGCAAAATGTGCCAACTACTCATCTCTTCAGGAGCAGATTTCGGCATGGTAAACGCCAAGGGCGAAACTGCGCTATCAATAGCTAGAAAACACCGAGGGAAGGAGGCTGAGGACGTGATACTGGACGCGCTTGCATGCAAGGTGGTGACAGATGGCTCCCAGCTGCAAAAACACACCAAGGGAGGCAAGGGAGCGCCACACACGAAGCTCGTTACTATGGTACGAGCAAATGGAGTCCTACGGTGGGGGAAGTCGAGCTGCAGGAATGTGATCTGCCTGGAGGCGGAAGTAGGGCCGAGCTTGAGCTTCCAGCGGAATAGGCGGAGGAAGGGTGATGGTGATGAAGCGGGGATTTTTCGGATTAGGACTAGGAAAAATAAGGAGGTGCATTTTGTGTGTGAAGGAGGGATGGAGGTGGCGGAGCTGTGGGTGCGTGGGATTAGGCTGCTCACCGGAGAAGTTATTTTTGGCAAGTAGGAATTCATTGGCTTAGTGTACAGTTATGTTAGCAATGATCACTAGTACTTCATCTCGAAGTATTTGGAACTGGGAATCTATTTCTCTTACATTCTGCACttgtaaattcatttttttatgtcAATTCAGTTATTCTACTTGTTAACATCTTGGGGATTACATATAAAGTTGTTAGAAACTCAACATTCTAACATTATATTTCCTCTCAGTTTTGATAGGAAAAATGGCCACTTGATGCCATGGACTGTACAAACTACAACTATATCATAATTAATACTCTTAGCATCTCAAAATACTAAAATATCATTGTCATTCACATATAGTTATTAGAATGAAATTTTACATTCTCAGTTTTCTTAGACCACGAAGTAACCGAAACGAAGACAATGAGCTGAGGAGATTTCTCAAAAGAAGCTGTAGATACCATGTTGGATAAACTAGGCTTTGAGAGATAAGTAAATTTCTGATTTCATTTAATTACAGAATGTGAAGTTTACATCTTTTATACTCAAGCTAGctaagagagagaagaagaatctGTTTCTAATAACTAACTTCATCTGCACAGACACGTCTGCATGCTTTTGTGAGAAGAGAATACTCCACAATTCGTTGCTTCAGTAATACTAATAATATTCATGTTTCTTTTACTTACTAGTGTACCTCCGGCGCTATGCGCGGTgaatgtaatttttaaaattgtaatgaccccgactttttattaaggattatatacttttaattactgatttaaggattgattatggtaattagagttcagcatccatttataaaatacgaacttatatgaatttgataatttatatatgtgatgatttatttttttattttcaatagatgatgcactcaaaatatattttgagtccattaatttattgtggagaatttaacactgaagtgttaaatatgaatcttttatcgattgtttacttaagcccatgagtaatttaatttatgttagaagcaagctcaaatggattttatgcttcaataagaattaggcttatatgtcttaatgtatttaaatgagtttggaaccatataattaatatattaatctcttagatattttattacatatataattctaagcatgctgaatcctaagcatgctgaagaattttgagcgcatgctgaagaaattcttcagtcttacatACCAGCTGAAGTGTTCATACTTGTCAGCTGAAAATTCcacgatcctcatccatccaaaccaccccatttttctttaaaaaccacagccactttcaccattctcacaccaccattttcaactactgcagcccaatttcacagccaattttaaggtaatgcaacaaagaaatttctgcatctttccattctcttcccaaattgatttctaatttttgtgatatacaatatctgcagagactattatccacctactcaaggtatcatcaccctcagggaaccaccaattcataccaattcatacggctgttctgatatttcacaacatgtttacatatgcacatatgaactgaaatttatagactagttcagtttcaagaaaagaatttcagatttcaataagcatttacagtatttgatttctgctcaaaatcctatgctattttgtgaactaaattgtggcttgaacctactgtgtgtgtgagtcgaaatcagagggaggcggcagccgcggtggctcgtcgccggcgacggagcggcggcggtgaacctgccgttgtctccgatctgccaagaaagggaaagaggagtttcagtttttaatttaaaatgaaatgagaatagggagatccggggcttacctttgtgagacggtgctcGGCTCCTCACAGCGAATCCGACGACGAACGGCAGCGATGGAGGACGAAGAGACGGCGGCCTGGCTTGGACTCCGGCAGAGAGGGCGCATGCCCTGTTCCGATCTAGAGATCTAGAaaccgagagagagaatcagggcgggcaggcggcggccgtgctcttccacggccaggcgatggccgtgaacatccgtggcgttgaacggcggtggcggatctgccatggaggagaggcggaggcgacggagcggcggcgtggtTGCGCTTGCTGTGcctttccagcggccgagattgagcgagagagatagaggagaagagggggggaagagttcagggagagaggaggagaggccgcgccgctcgccggcggcgacggcgccgttgaacggcagcggcggcggcagaacgatagagagcagagagagtcgagagagagagaggtccgagagttagagagagagagagaagcttgtGTGTTTTGGTGTgttatgtgtgtgtttgagtgtatttagtgtgtgtgtatatttaggttaggaTTTGGGCCgggtatgggccgattttttttaattgtttgggccgatttaattaaactcttgggccgatttaattaaactcttgggccgatttaattaaattgtttgggccgattttattaaattgtttgggccttattcaaagaaaaacatgatagacttaatttatctaattaatttgggcttatatctatttaaattatttgagctcttaataattaatttaaattgagcttgattaatttaattatatattgacctttaaattaattatttaaatggagttctttatttcaagtatttataaatggattataaaatgaaatatttcgagttaaactctcatttaaattaattcttttcaaatgacttattaatatggattatttgaaaatgattaaacgattttaaaaaaataagaaagcatgatctatgatgatataatttatctatgtaatattataggatttgtttttaaatgacggaatatttgacttgatggcataaatagaacgagttatgattaatgcgcatgttgatgttcgaataaatagtttcgaacctaaatgatagttatgtgataatgtttgagtttaaggttttgacgagataagattaattctttccagtccacattaattattacttggactcctattatttattaataatgggtctcgaatttatattacttgggctcctacgatttaattgattaagtccaatgaaatttatttatttaacccaataagaattattatttaggcttctttattaatcctaattattttaattagtgattaatattaaaaattactaattttttttaagggtgatgatgggctcacttattgggcttcatgattttatcttgggcctcatttgttgggctctagaaattaattgatgttgggcctaatattattaatgcactgggcttcgaatttattcttttgggctcgaattaaattccttttgggccttgattattttattttaattgggtcgtcataattattctattaaatttaattagagaagatttaagacttactaattattaattagtaagtgaattagattattttaagatgagtagattattaaagattaataatccgacctcataagacgagctttaattccttaaataggattagcatctcataatttaattaaaggaatatgagtcatgcataatcatttcacgcatcctcatttattgagatttttcgagaattagaatcttattttattttctcgaattaaaggtcaagcaccagagttagagctaaaccgtgagtctgctattcaggtaggctttctacgtataaactaaaattatatattagaattgttaagactttatgcttatgaatttaaatgatattgtcaatgcctaaatgctttatgttttattattaattgcctatctgatgttaatcgaattcggattctggatgggaccgcaaatcccttcggaattagtgtacaccttgtgatcgtgagtcatctagcgggttggccgatcatagtgtccgtagagggaggcctccctctcggcacgagttactgatatggtgattaatgatataaaatacctgcgcgggttattgatgaaagaaatgatattatgtttggtaaatacgagtctttaaaggaaaaccctcgtatattactactattgaaaggcttgacaataaaatattatgcatgtatgtaaatttcggcaagtgtccactaagtacttttgtacttagccctgcatgtatttttaaatgtgcaggttgagctgtgatcgaggatgtagtgtgcaagcggagcttttgtcaatttaggacgagaacctcagagtagagtatatgtcttcatacatatactcaagttattgttattccgctgcgaacactgattatgttaaaatattatgtcatttgtcaaacaatatgtattatttaataatgtactaaaaccattaagtaccccgttttgggataatattatgtacggtccccttgtggccttcattgatatctagatatttcgattgatttctttataca contains:
- the LOC130987411 gene encoding LOW QUALITY PROTEIN: uncharacterized protein LOC130987411 (The sequence of the model RefSeq protein was modified relative to this genomic sequence to represent the inferred CDS: inserted 2 bases in 1 codon); the protein is MMVLRHGGGGSGGGFLAGKQVVPLNYEAEVSQRLLDSALCNDLKSAHECLADPFVDVNYVGAVCLKIRKTGVVLREESQGEVRVCYEEFRTDATALFVAVTNGNLALVRRLLSVGADVNLHLFRGYATAAAAREGHYEILEILLKAGASQPACEEALLEVSSHGHSQLVELLMASDLIRPHVAVHALVTACCRGFVEVVDTLIKCGVDANATDRVLLQSCKPSLHANADCTALVAAVVSRQISVVRLLLKAGVRTDVKVHLGAWSWDLASGEEFRVGAGLAEPYPITWCAVEYFEATGSILKMLLQCISPDTPHFGRTLLHHAILCDNEEAVNVLVKCGTCLETSVMTTQHRPIHMAARLGFSTILPTLIDSGSDVNSRTVSGETAVMICVRYKQEECLQALAKAGADLGLVNSAGQSAASIARSNRWYANFQQVLLNVIRSGTMPTSTNKSAFSPLLFVAGSGDVVSLKAVMGEADIELDEQDDRGFSAVMIAAAEGHVDAFRLLVYAGADVKLCNKSGETAITLSKLSKKSDLFEKVMLEFALEKXGNRIAGGFYALHYAARRGDLEAVKLLASKGYDVNAADGEGYTPLMLAAREGNGKMCQLLISSGADFGMVNAKGETALSIARKHRGKEAEDVILDALACKVVTDGSQLQKHTKGGKGAPHTKLVTMVRANGVLRWGKSSCRNVICLEAEVGPSLSFQRNRRRKGDGDEAGIFRIRTRKNKEVHFVCEGGMEVAELWVRGIRLLTGEVIFGK